Proteins encoded in a region of the Spiribacter sp. 1M189 genome:
- a CDS encoding histidine phosphatase family protein: MRLLLIRHAQTTANHEGRWQGHSDYPLSALGQRQARCLADGLLSAFEAEGVTPGVIYSSPLGRAQATSAALASAFSLPIKTLADLSEYHVGVFSARTWAELEAEHPEVARQFAAKRDWNAVPEAETLQSRERRASAVVERLLADHRAGETVLCVTHGGFLQYLLSAVLGTRRIWGVRPHNTAVFEFELTPEGHAETRASSEGLSTYRCRILRFNDTQHLAGLTDTTAGEAD; encoded by the coding sequence ATGCGACTTCTACTCATCCGCCATGCACAGACCACGGCCAATCACGAGGGCCGATGGCAGGGGCATAGTGATTACCCGTTGAGTGCGCTGGGCCAGCGGCAGGCGCGCTGCCTGGCGGATGGGCTGTTGAGTGCCTTCGAAGCGGAAGGTGTCACCCCCGGTGTGATCTACAGCTCACCGCTGGGCCGGGCCCAGGCCACCTCGGCGGCGTTGGCGAGTGCATTTTCGCTACCGATCAAAACCCTTGCCGATCTGAGCGAGTACCACGTCGGCGTGTTCTCGGCGCGGACCTGGGCCGAGCTGGAGGCGGAACATCCGGAAGTCGCCCGGCAGTTCGCGGCGAAGCGCGACTGGAACGCCGTCCCGGAGGCGGAGACGCTGCAGTCACGCGAGCGTCGGGCCTCCGCCGTGGTCGAGCGCCTGCTCGCAGACCACCGGGCTGGGGAGACCGTGCTCTGCGTAACGCACGGGGGGTTCCTGCAGTACCTGCTCTCGGCGGTGCTCGGGACCCGGCGCATCTGGGGGGTGCGGCCGCACAACACCGCCGTTTTCGAGTTCGAGCTCACCCCCGAAGGCCATGCCGAAACGCGGGCGTCTTCCGAGGGCCTCAGCACCTACCGCTGCCGCATTCTGCGATTCAATGACACCCAACACCTCGCCGGGCTGACGGACACAACAGCCGGCGAGGCGGATTGA
- a CDS encoding ABC transporter ATP-binding protein — protein MADVSVTGICKQFGTTRAVQDVNLEIANGAFVVLLGPTGAGKTTILRLIAGLERPDAGDVLINGQSVLGMTPAQRDVAMVFQQYSLYPHMTVRDNLAFPLRSPILKTPEPEISRRVQEVAEVLAIAHKLDNKATALSGGEMQRVSIGRALVRDPAIYLMDEPLSSLDAKLRADLRIELKRIHANLGATLLYVTHDQIEAMTMATQVGVLDEGRLVQFGPPREIYENPVSLYVAGRLGSPRINTLPASLFGGAPTRAATIGLRPEHIQQGEGKPAEVVRVEPLGDQTRLHLRLEGHDIVTLTDSHNELEAGDYLPIQPLNPLYFDAAGDRVV, from the coding sequence ATGGCTGACGTATCGGTTACCGGCATTTGCAAGCAATTCGGCACGACGCGCGCCGTGCAGGACGTCAACCTTGAGATCGCGAACGGCGCATTCGTCGTGCTGCTCGGCCCGACCGGCGCCGGCAAGACCACGATCCTACGCCTGATCGCCGGGTTGGAGAGACCGGATGCCGGCGATGTTCTCATCAATGGGCAGTCCGTCTTGGGCATGACGCCCGCGCAGCGTGACGTCGCCATGGTCTTCCAGCAGTACTCCCTTTACCCCCACATGACCGTCCGGGACAACCTGGCATTCCCGCTGCGCTCGCCAATCCTGAAAACGCCCGAGCCGGAGATCTCGCGCCGGGTTCAGGAAGTCGCGGAGGTACTCGCTATCGCGCACAAGCTCGACAACAAGGCGACTGCCCTCTCCGGTGGCGAAATGCAGCGTGTCTCAATCGGCCGCGCCCTTGTCCGTGATCCTGCGATATACCTCATGGACGAACCGCTGAGTTCGTTGGATGCAAAGCTGCGGGCGGATCTGCGCATCGAACTCAAGCGCATACACGCCAACCTCGGTGCAACGCTGCTCTACGTGACCCATGATCAGATCGAGGCCATGACCATGGCCACGCAGGTGGGCGTGCTCGACGAAGGCAGACTGGTGCAGTTCGGCCCACCACGGGAGATCTACGAGAACCCTGTCAGCCTCTATGTGGCAGGTCGGCTGGGCTCACCACGCATCAATACCCTTCCGGCGAGCCTGTTCGGCGGCGCACCGACACGCGCCGCGACCATTGGTCTGCGCCCGGAACATATCCAGCAGGGCGAAGGCAAGCCGGCAGAGGTGGTGCGAGTGGAGCCGCTGGGTGATCAGACGCGGCTGCATCTTCGCCTTGAAGGCCATGACATCGTCACGCTCACGGATTCCCACAACGAGCTGGAAGCTGGCGACTACCTGCCAATCCAGCCCCTTAATCCGCTGTATTTCGACGCCGCCGGCGATCGAGTTGTCTGA
- a CDS encoding ABC transporter ATP-binding protein, which produces MAEILIKNLRKEFGSFTAVESSSFRIQDGEFFMLLGPSGCGKTTTLRMIAGLELPTSGSIYIDGEEVSQKRASQRDIAFVFQMFALYPHMNVRKNISYPLISQSVPRSEANEKVEEVARILGITELLDKRVGGLSGGDRQRVALGRAIVRDPKCFLMDEPLGALDAEFREYMAEELRALHNRMGATTVYVTHDQLEAMQMGDKIVVMNHGVIEQFGRPQDIYDKPATLFVAEFIGSPPMNFLRFEGALEAGAETVRMHHESLPVPVQREAFEGQMVYGVRPEHVRFSDTSRYRGEVLAVEYLGTTQIVTLHTPDGELKARVPSTQRVQPGEPVGLDFNGATVSLFDEQSGRALRSALNEGVLSHG; this is translated from the coding sequence ATGGCGGAAATTCTCATCAAGAATCTGCGCAAAGAGTTCGGCTCTTTCACCGCCGTGGAGTCCTCGAGCTTTCGTATTCAGGATGGCGAGTTCTTCATGCTTCTCGGCCCGTCCGGCTGCGGCAAGACCACGACGTTACGCATGATCGCCGGGCTTGAGCTGCCGACCTCCGGGTCGATTTACATCGATGGCGAGGAAGTGAGCCAGAAGCGGGCAAGCCAGCGGGACATCGCCTTCGTTTTCCAGATGTTCGCGCTCTATCCGCATATGAACGTGCGCAAGAACATCAGCTACCCGCTGATCAGCCAGAGTGTCCCTCGCAGCGAAGCGAATGAGAAAGTCGAGGAAGTCGCCCGCATCCTCGGCATCACCGAACTCCTCGACAAACGGGTCGGCGGACTCTCCGGCGGAGATCGTCAGCGGGTCGCCCTGGGACGAGCCATCGTTCGTGATCCGAAGTGCTTCCTCATGGATGAGCCCCTTGGTGCGCTGGATGCCGAGTTCCGCGAATACATGGCAGAAGAACTCCGAGCGCTGCACAACCGCATGGGTGCTACAACGGTTTATGTGACCCATGACCAGCTGGAGGCCATGCAAATGGGCGACAAGATCGTGGTCATGAACCACGGCGTGATCGAACAGTTCGGGCGGCCACAGGACATCTATGACAAGCCGGCCACCCTGTTTGTGGCCGAGTTCATTGGCTCTCCGCCGATGAACTTTCTGCGCTTCGAAGGTGCCCTCGAGGCGGGTGCGGAGACGGTCAGGATGCATCATGAATCGCTTCCGGTACCGGTCCAGCGCGAGGCTTTCGAGGGCCAGATGGTGTACGGCGTGCGACCCGAGCACGTCCGTTTTTCCGATACGTCCCGGTATCGCGGGGAGGTCCTGGCCGTTGAATACCTCGGCACCACCCAGATCGTCACGCTGCATACCCCGGACGGTGAGCTCAAGGCTCGGGTCCCCTCGACACAGCGCGTGCAACCGGGTGAGCCCGTCGGTCTCGATTTCAACGGTGCCACAGTCAGTCTGTTCGACGAGCAGTCCGGCCGGGCACTCCGGTCAGCGCTGAACGAAGGAGTGCTGTCGCATGGCTGA
- a CDS encoding MBL fold metallo-hydrolase: MRPEVRHVFHPPSHTYSYVVWDPATRRAAIIDPVLDYDPASGRSETDTAQALVDIVEAEGLTVDWLLETHAHADHMMAIPFLKARFGAPVAIGEGITQVQARFVRLFNLGSDFPSDGRQFDHLFADGEPFAIGELPAQVIHTPGHTSDHVSYVIGDAVFVGDTLFLPDAGTARCDFPAGSATDLYRSIHRLFEALPDSQRVFVLHDYGTEARGPANETTIGAEREGNIHVGAGTSEADFVALREARDATLPMPTLILSAVQVNIRAGEFPPAEGNGMCYLKIPLDEFRAHWRP, encoded by the coding sequence GTGAGACCGGAAGTACGTCATGTCTTCCATCCGCCCAGTCATACGTACTCGTATGTCGTCTGGGATCCGGCGACCCGCCGGGCCGCGATCATCGACCCGGTGCTCGACTATGACCCCGCGTCGGGCCGCAGCGAGACGGACACTGCGCAGGCGCTGGTGGATATCGTCGAGGCCGAGGGGCTGACGGTGGACTGGTTGCTGGAGACCCACGCCCATGCCGATCACATGATGGCGATCCCCTTCCTCAAGGCCCGCTTCGGCGCGCCGGTGGCGATCGGCGAGGGGATCACGCAGGTGCAGGCGCGCTTCGTCCGGCTCTTCAACCTTGGCTCGGATTTCCCGAGCGATGGCCGACAATTCGACCACCTGTTCGCCGACGGGGAGCCCTTCGCCATCGGCGAACTCCCCGCACAGGTCATCCACACCCCGGGGCATACCAGCGATCATGTCAGTTATGTGATCGGTGATGCGGTGTTCGTGGGCGACACGCTCTTCCTGCCCGACGCCGGTACCGCGCGCTGCGACTTCCCGGCCGGGTCGGCAACCGACCTTTATCGCTCGATCCATCGGCTGTTCGAGGCCCTGCCGGACAGCCAGCGAGTGTTCGTTTTGCATGACTATGGCACCGAGGCGCGCGGGCCGGCCAACGAGACCACCATTGGCGCGGAGCGGGAAGGCAACATCCACGTCGGCGCCGGCACCAGCGAGGCGGACTTCGTAGCATTGCGGGAGGCCCGTGACGCCACCCTGCCCATGCCGACGCTGATCCTGTCCGCCGTGCAGGTCAATATCCGCGCCGGCGAGTTCCCGCCGGCGGAGGGCAATGGCATGTGCTATCTCAAGATTCCGCTGGATGAATTCCGGGCGCACTGGCGACCGTAG
- the dld gene encoding D-lactate dehydrogenase gives MSETDVLVDRLISIAGGDHVLTDEAATRPYCTGYRSGSGEVVAVVHPGTLVELWQCTRAAVEAGAVIVPQAANTGLTEGSTPKGQYDRPAVAINSMRIKGLQLIGDARQAIALPGATLFELTQALAPYGREPHSVIGSTSLGASVVGGVCNNSGGALCRRGPAYTELAIYARVNEQGELELINELGIDLGATPEEILERLERGDYRPEDIDWHAGKASDDGYPEIIRGADEPGAARYNNDPRLLYGVSGSAGKVMVFAVRLDTFEQESDVRTYYIGSNDTGQMAEFRARFLREATKLPITAEYLHRELFDVARRYGKDSFLIIKYLGTARLPKAFALKNRVDGLFRRLPLVPAPFTDHVLQRLSRLAPDPLPARVVEWRDRFEHHLILRVNGDMVEETEAFLNDCFPDAWFRCTPDEAERAMLHRFAAAGAGVRYQIIHDAEVEDILALDIALARNDRDWFETLPKSITDDLVHRLYYGHFFCNVFHQDYVFRKGADVAAHKAKMLEILDARGAEYPAEHNVGHLYPAKEPLADFYRRLDPTNTFNPGVGKLPRGAHYADVS, from the coding sequence ATGAGCGAGACGGATGTCCTTGTTGATCGGTTGATCAGCATCGCCGGAGGCGATCATGTACTCACCGATGAGGCAGCCACCCGGCCCTACTGCACCGGCTACCGATCGGGCAGCGGCGAGGTCGTCGCGGTGGTCCATCCGGGAACGCTGGTCGAGCTCTGGCAGTGTACGCGCGCCGCGGTCGAGGCCGGCGCCGTCATCGTGCCGCAGGCGGCCAACACCGGGCTGACCGAGGGCTCAACACCGAAAGGTCAATACGACCGCCCGGCGGTGGCGATCAATTCAATGCGCATCAAGGGCCTGCAGCTGATTGGTGATGCCCGACAGGCGATCGCCCTGCCCGGTGCAACCCTCTTCGAGCTGACCCAGGCGCTGGCGCCGTACGGCCGCGAACCGCACTCGGTGATCGGCTCCACCTCGCTCGGTGCCAGCGTGGTGGGCGGGGTCTGCAACAACTCCGGCGGCGCACTCTGCCGACGCGGCCCGGCCTATACCGAACTTGCCATCTATGCCCGCGTCAACGAACAGGGCGAGCTCGAGCTGATCAATGAACTTGGCATCGACCTGGGCGCCACACCCGAAGAAATCCTCGAGCGCCTCGAGCGCGGCGACTACCGGCCCGAGGACATCGACTGGCATGCCGGCAAGGCGAGCGATGACGGCTACCCGGAGATCATCCGCGGCGCCGATGAACCCGGCGCCGCGCGGTACAACAACGATCCGCGCCTTCTCTACGGCGTCTCCGGCAGCGCCGGCAAGGTCATGGTCTTCGCCGTGCGGCTGGATACCTTCGAGCAGGAATCCGACGTGCGCACCTACTACATCGGCAGCAACGATACCGGGCAGATGGCCGAATTCCGGGCCCGCTTCCTGCGTGAGGCGACGAAGCTGCCCATCACCGCAGAGTACCTGCATCGCGAGCTGTTCGATGTCGCCCGACGCTACGGCAAGGACAGCTTCCTGATCATCAAGTATCTGGGGACGGCACGGCTGCCGAAGGCATTCGCGCTGAAAAACCGCGTTGATGGCCTCTTCCGCCGGCTTCCGCTGGTCCCGGCGCCGTTCACCGATCACGTCCTCCAGCGCCTCTCCCGTCTGGCGCCGGACCCGCTCCCGGCACGGGTCGTGGAATGGCGCGATCGCTTCGAACATCACCTGATCCTGAGGGTCAACGGGGACATGGTCGAGGAGACCGAGGCGTTCCTGAACGATTGCTTCCCGGACGCCTGGTTCCGCTGCACGCCGGACGAGGCCGAACGGGCCATGCTGCACCGCTTCGCCGCCGCCGGGGCGGGTGTCCGCTACCAGATCATTCACGACGCCGAGGTCGAGGACATCCTCGCCCTGGACATCGCCCTGGCGCGCAATGATCGCGACTGGTTCGAGACGCTGCCGAAATCAATCACCGATGACCTGGTCCATCGGCTGTACTACGGGCACTTCTTCTGCAACGTGTTCCACCAGGACTACGTCTTCCGCAAGGGTGCCGATGTCGCGGCGCATAAGGCGAAAATGCTGGAGATCCTGGACGCCCGCGGCGCGGAATACCCGGCGGAGCACAACGTCGGCCACTTGTACCCCGCGAAAGAGCCGCTAGCGGACTTCTATCGCCGGCTTGATCCGACCAACACCTTCAACCCGGGTGTCGGGAAGCTCCCGCGTGGTGCGCATTATGCCGACGTCTCCTGA
- a CDS encoding homocysteine S-methyltransferase family protein yields the protein MTEHTITLLDGGMGQELRKRMQAPATPLWSAQVMRDEPDLVAAVHRDYIAAGADVITVNTYVATPQRLARDGDPAWFDSLQKAALDAAHSARDKSDRRVRIAGCLPPLVASYHAELVPDDATCQRDYARLVEVQAGGVDLFIAETMSLTREAVAAAHAGRQSGRPVWIAFTVDDQDGTRLRSGEPLADAASAVVEAGADAVLINCSAPEAVTTAMPILAGRGVPFGGYANGFEAAAELEAGGTVDALTARESMTPAVYAGHVRDWIDAGATIVGGCCEIGPAHIAALHRRFRSPGPP from the coding sequence ATGACCGAGCACACGATCACCCTCCTCGACGGCGGCATGGGCCAGGAGCTGCGCAAACGCATGCAGGCACCGGCGACACCACTGTGGTCGGCGCAGGTCATGCGCGATGAGCCGGATCTGGTCGCCGCGGTGCATCGTGACTACATCGCGGCCGGGGCGGATGTCATCACCGTCAATACCTACGTCGCCACTCCCCAGCGCCTGGCCCGCGACGGGGATCCTGCATGGTTCGATTCACTGCAGAAGGCAGCACTCGACGCCGCGCATTCGGCCCGCGATAAGAGCGATCGCCGGGTCCGCATAGCCGGCTGTCTGCCCCCGCTGGTGGCGAGTTATCACGCCGAGCTCGTCCCGGACGATGCCACCTGCCAGCGAGACTACGCCCGCCTCGTCGAGGTACAGGCCGGCGGCGTGGATCTTTTCATCGCCGAGACCATGAGCCTCACCCGCGAGGCGGTCGCCGCGGCCCACGCGGGCAGGCAGAGTGGCCGGCCAGTCTGGATCGCCTTCACCGTGGATGATCAGGACGGGACGCGGTTGCGCTCGGGGGAGCCACTCGCCGATGCGGCATCGGCCGTTGTGGAGGCCGGCGCCGATGCCGTACTGATCAACTGCTCTGCCCCGGAGGCCGTCACCACCGCTATGCCAATCCTGGCCGGTCGAGGCGTCCCCTTCGGCGGCTATGCCAATGGCTTCGAGGCGGCAGCCGAGCTCGAGGCCGGCGGCACCGTGGATGCCTTGACCGCGCGCGAGAGCATGACGCCCGCCGTCTATGCCGGGCATGTGCGGGACTGGATCGATGCCGGCGCCACGATCGTGGGCGGCTGCTGCGAGATCGGCCCCGCGCATATCGCGGCGTTGCATCGCCGGTTCAGGTCGCCTGGCCCGCCCTGA
- a CDS encoding YaiI/YqxD family protein, whose translation MADTATHKAHLWVDADACPVPIREILFRAAQRVGARLTLIANQPIRTPPSPLIDTVQVGSGFDVADDEIVRRVASGDLVITSDIPLAAEVIDRGAHVLSPRGEEQTRENIRARLQMRDFMETLRSSGIHTGGPPSLSATDRKRFADALDRYLAH comes from the coding sequence ATGGCTGATACTGCGACCCATAAAGCTCACCTCTGGGTGGATGCCGATGCCTGCCCGGTGCCGATTCGGGAGATTCTCTTCCGTGCCGCTCAGCGGGTGGGGGCGAGGCTGACGCTCATTGCCAACCAGCCCATCCGTACGCCGCCATCACCGCTGATCGACACCGTCCAGGTGGGTTCGGGATTTGACGTGGCGGACGACGAGATCGTGCGTCGGGTCGCGTCAGGCGATCTCGTGATCACCAGTGACATTCCCCTGGCCGCCGAGGTCATTGATAGGGGTGCGCATGTCTTATCGCCTCGCGGAGAAGAGCAGACCCGCGAGAATATCCGTGCCCGGCTGCAGATGCGCGATTTCATGGAAACCCTGCGCAGCAGCGGCATACACACCGGCGGCCCGCCCAGTCTGAGCGCCACTGACCGCAAACGCTTTGCCGACGCGCTGGATCGCTATCTGGCGCACTGA
- a CDS encoding carbohydrate ABC transporter permease: MSGFSITEPSGRQKTIAGVLVVTYALITLLPLLWIIGTGFKSSSDAIAYPPKVVFEPSLEGYVNLFTTQTRQSPEYLEANPPENWYEEIVHDKGMVIAGASRFGERFMNSVIIGFGSTFLSVFLGTLAAYAFSRFRVPLKDDLLFFILSTRMMPPIAIAIPIFLMFRAAGLSDTHAGMILLYTAVNLSLSVWLLKGFIDEIPREYEEAALIDGYTRFQAFRKVVLPQAAAGIASTAIFCLIFAWNEYAFAVLLTSGTAQTAPPFLPTIIGVGGRDWPAVAAGVTIFLLPVMVFTILLRRHLLRGITFGAVRK, from the coding sequence ATGAGCGGCTTTTCCATCACTGAGCCATCCGGGCGGCAGAAAACCATCGCCGGCGTACTGGTCGTCACCTACGCATTGATCACCCTTCTGCCCCTGCTCTGGATCATAGGTACCGGCTTCAAGTCATCCTCCGACGCCATCGCCTATCCACCGAAAGTGGTTTTCGAGCCATCGCTGGAGGGCTACGTCAACCTTTTCACCACGCAGACACGGCAGAGCCCTGAGTACCTGGAGGCCAATCCACCCGAGAACTGGTACGAGGAGATCGTTCACGACAAGGGGATGGTCATCGCCGGTGCGTCGCGTTTCGGCGAACGGTTCATGAACTCGGTGATCATCGGCTTCGGGTCGACTTTCCTGTCGGTTTTCCTCGGCACGCTTGCGGCCTACGCGTTTTCACGCTTCCGCGTCCCGCTGAAGGACGATCTGCTCTTCTTCATCCTCTCGACGCGGATGATGCCGCCGATTGCGATCGCGATACCCATCTTTCTGATGTTCAGGGCGGCGGGCCTGAGCGACACCCACGCCGGAATGATACTGCTCTACACCGCCGTCAATCTGTCACTGTCGGTCTGGTTGCTGAAGGGTTTCATCGACGAGATACCGCGCGAGTACGAAGAGGCGGCACTCATTGATGGGTACACCCGATTTCAGGCCTTCCGAAAGGTCGTACTGCCCCAGGCGGCTGCGGGCATCGCGTCCACCGCGATCTTCTGCCTGATATTCGCCTGGAATGAGTACGCCTTTGCCGTGCTACTCACCTCGGGTACGGCCCAGACCGCTCCGCCCTTCCTGCCCACCATCATCGGCGTCGGTGGCCGGGACTGGCCCGCGGTTGCCGCCGGCGTAACGATTTTCCTGCTGCCCGTGATGGTGTTCACCATTCTTCTGCGCAGGCATCTGCTGCGCGGCATCACCTTTGGAGCAGTGCGCAAATGA
- a CDS encoding serine hydrolase domain-containing protein has translation MQRLIRLGIVALAMALALPGAATALDCQIPEERLEAVAASGDRFDTLRTLHVAVDGEPMVARGFRGVSPQAATNVKSASKTLIAAVVGAAIERDVIRDVDERVVEALPDALPPEPAPALEQVTLAHLLSMQAGLERTSGEYYGAWVASENWVEAALARPMEGKPGGEMRYSTGNSHLLSAILQRRTGESTYTLANRWLGPAGVEVADWMTDPQGIAFGGNQVAMRPAALLALGELYRRDGMTAAGERLLPEGWVAQSWRIRGRSRWTNDGYGYGWFIREFAGYPGYYGWGYGGQMLYVIPDLAMTVVMTSDADRPSGRTGYRDALHAFTGEIAERVADLPSACLARQARSGDVGIMRTTRELPDTRVEGVGRIKPAIEVR, from the coding sequence ATGCAGCGCTTGATTCGCCTCGGCATCGTTGCACTGGCCATGGCGTTGGCACTACCCGGCGCCGCCACTGCGCTCGACTGCCAGATCCCCGAAGAGCGACTTGAGGCGGTGGCCGCCTCCGGTGATCGATTCGACACGCTGCGCACCTTGCATGTGGCTGTGGACGGCGAGCCGATGGTGGCGAGGGGGTTCCGTGGCGTGTCGCCGCAGGCCGCCACTAACGTCAAATCCGCCTCCAAGACGCTGATCGCCGCCGTCGTCGGGGCCGCCATCGAGCGCGATGTGATCCGCGATGTGGACGAGCGGGTGGTTGAGGCGCTGCCCGATGCGCTCCCGCCAGAGCCGGCCCCTGCGCTTGAGCAGGTCACGTTGGCCCATCTGCTGTCGATGCAGGCCGGCCTCGAGCGGACCTCCGGCGAGTACTACGGGGCCTGGGTGGCCAGCGAAAACTGGGTGGAGGCCGCGCTGGCACGGCCCATGGAAGGGAAGCCGGGTGGTGAGATGCGGTATTCCACCGGCAACAGCCATCTGCTCTCGGCCATTCTCCAGCGGCGGACCGGCGAGAGCACCTATACGCTGGCCAACCGCTGGCTCGGGCCCGCCGGTGTCGAGGTCGCTGACTGGATGACCGACCCGCAGGGCATCGCCTTTGGCGGCAATCAGGTGGCGATGCGGCCGGCCGCGTTGCTGGCGCTGGGCGAACTCTATCGGCGTGACGGTATGACGGCCGCTGGCGAGCGGTTGCTGCCCGAGGGCTGGGTGGCGCAGAGCTGGCGGATCCGCGGCCGTTCCCGCTGGACCAATGATGGCTATGGTTATGGCTGGTTCATCCGGGAGTTTGCGGGCTACCCGGGCTACTACGGCTGGGGCTATGGCGGGCAGATGCTCTACGTCATCCCCGATCTGGCGATGACGGTGGTGATGACCTCCGATGCGGACCGGCCCTCCGGGCGTACGGGCTACCGTGATGCACTGCATGCGTTCACCGGGGAGATCGCAGAGCGGGTCGCTGACCTCCCGTCCGCCTGTCTGGCCCGTCAGGCCCGCTCAGGAGACGTCGGCATAATGCGCACCACGCGGGAGCTTCCCGACACCCGGGTTGAAGGTGTTGGTCGGATCAAGCCGGCGATAGAAGTCCGCTAG
- a CDS encoding dihydroxyacetone kinase subunit DhaK, with translation MKQFINAKETLVTEAIDGTLRTAGGRLARLDGYPHIKVVVRTDWDRSKVAVISGGGSGHEPSHAGFVGRGMLTAAVCGEVFASPSVDAVLAGILAVTGKAGCLLIVKNYTGDRLNFGLAAERARAQGLKVEMVIVDDDIALPDLPQPRGVAGTLFVHKIAGALAEQGVELERVAEAARRIIKGAVSIGMSLDTCTIPGSPKEERIPAGKAELGLGIHGEPGVEQVAFSSAREAMQMVVERLEPAMGTGPHVALLNNLGSSTPLEMSVLAEALCQSRIGQQIRMLIGPAPMMTSLDMRGFSVSLLPLTEADQAALVAPVAPWAWPGCSSVGEIRVEPLPDGLTPIQAIPSENTETRVFLEHCCTILIDAEQDLNALDAKSGDGDTGSTLATAARALIKAMDKLPLADQTQLYRAIGLELSQTMGGSSGVLLAIFFAAAGDASASGMGPVDALKAGLERIQQVGGAQPGDRTMIDALAPALDALASGLPAAASAARNGADKTATITRAKAGRASYLAEDSLSGHNDPGAEAVARLFEALSG, from the coding sequence ATGAAGCAGTTCATTAATGCGAAGGAAACCCTGGTCACGGAGGCGATTGACGGGACCTTGCGCACGGCGGGGGGTCGGCTCGCGCGACTCGATGGCTACCCGCATATCAAAGTGGTGGTGCGCACGGACTGGGACCGCTCGAAGGTCGCAGTGATCTCTGGTGGGGGATCGGGCCACGAGCCCAGTCACGCCGGCTTTGTCGGCCGGGGAATGCTGACCGCCGCCGTCTGCGGCGAGGTCTTCGCCTCGCCATCGGTCGATGCCGTGCTCGCTGGCATCCTGGCGGTGACAGGGAAGGCAGGCTGTCTTCTGATCGTCAAGAATTACACCGGAGACCGCCTCAATTTCGGCCTGGCGGCGGAGCGCGCAAGAGCGCAGGGCCTCAAGGTCGAAATGGTAATCGTGGACGATGACATCGCCCTGCCCGACCTGCCCCAGCCCCGCGGGGTCGCGGGGACCCTGTTCGTTCACAAGATCGCCGGTGCACTTGCCGAGCAGGGTGTTGAACTGGAGAGGGTGGCCGAGGCGGCCAGGCGAATCATCAAGGGTGCCGTTTCCATCGGCATGTCACTGGATACCTGCACCATCCCCGGGTCTCCGAAGGAGGAGCGCATCCCGGCGGGCAAGGCGGAGCTCGGCCTTGGTATTCATGGTGAGCCCGGCGTCGAACAGGTCGCCTTCTCGTCGGCGCGCGAGGCAATGCAGATGGTCGTGGAGCGGCTGGAACCGGCCATGGGGACTGGCCCGCATGTTGCGCTACTCAATAATCTCGGCAGCAGCACCCCGCTTGAGATGTCTGTCCTCGCCGAGGCGTTATGTCAGTCGCGCATTGGCCAACAGATCCGCATGCTGATCGGCCCGGCGCCCATGATGACCTCGCTCGACATGCGCGGTTTCTCGGTGTCGTTACTCCCACTCACCGAGGCGGATCAAGCAGCACTTGTCGCACCGGTTGCTCCGTGGGCCTGGCCCGGCTGCTCGAGCGTCGGAGAAATTCGAGTGGAACCACTGCCTGACGGGCTGACGCCGATCCAGGCCATCCCTTCCGAGAACACCGAAACGCGGGTATTTCTTGAGCATTGCTGCACCATTCTCATCGACGCCGAGCAGGATTTGAATGCCCTTGATGCCAAATCGGGCGATGGCGATACCGGTAGCACCCTGGCAACCGCCGCGCGGGCGCTGATCAAGGCCATGGACAAGCTTCCGCTGGCCGATCAGACCCAGCTCTACCGGGCCATTGGGCTGGAACTCAGCCAGACCATGGGCGGCTCCTCCGGTGTCCTGCTGGCAATCTTCTTTGCGGCGGCAGGCGATGCATCGGCGTCGGGCATGGGGCCAGTTGATGCGCTGAAGGCGGGTCTTGAGCGGATCCAGCAGGTCGGCGGGGCGCAACCGGGCGACCGCACCATGATCGATGCACTTGCGCCCGCGCTCGATGCGCTCGCAAGCGGCTTACCGGCGGCCGCGAGCGCGGCGCGTAATGGCGCAGACAAAACCGCCACCATCACGCGTGCCAAAGCGGGCCGGGCGAGCTACCTCGCCGAGGATAGCCTGTCGGGCCACAATGATCCTGGTGCTGAGGCGGTGGCAAGACTGTTCGAGGCGCTCTCCGGGTAA